In Modestobacter versicolor, a single genomic region encodes these proteins:
- a CDS encoding MMPL family transporter, with protein sequence MSTLLHRMGRAAYRHRVAVSAAWVAVLALVVVLFVTVGGEFDDEFTIPGSESQAALDQLREASPAAAGAGADLVFIAPDGSAVTEPQYAAAIGDVVAAAGRVDQVAAVQDPFTTQQVSPDGRAALATVQYGVPAEQLDADALETLQAATTAAADAGLRVEVGGGAFATGAVTVGPTELVGVVVAVLVLVLTFGSLLAAGMNLLVALVGVAIGLVGLLALSGAITLSSTAPTLALMIGLAVGIDYTLFILSRHRSQLAAGMAPEESAGRATGTAGSAVVFAGLTVVIALSGLSVVGIPFLTVMGLGAAGTVLVAVLVALTLVPALMGFAGARLVPAPGSRAARREQALAEHAGAPARTGGARWAALVTRRPALTVALTLVALLVVSIPALQLRLALPDAGTAAEDSTERQAYDAVSEFFGPGVNGPLVVLVDGLDPATAEQTAGAVAAAIGEVDDVVYAVPQLLADGSSAIVQVVPESGPQDEATSTLVGDLRDLAPDLERQTGVAEIAVTGQTAVAIDVSDRLAGALLPFALVVVGLALVLLLLVFRSVLVPVKAALGFLLSVGASFGAVVAVFQWGWLMDVLGVPATGPVISFMPILLMAVLFGLAMDYEVFLVSRMREEHVHGGAPRASVVAGMRHASRVVVAAALIMFAVFASFVHIEDVTVKAIAFGLAVGVLVDAFVVRMTLVPAVLALLGRSAWWLPRWLDRLLPDLDVEGAKLTPPAPAGRTLEAAGQS encoded by the coding sequence ATGTCGACCCTGCTCCACCGGATGGGCCGCGCCGCCTACCGCCACCGGGTGGCCGTCTCGGCGGCGTGGGTCGCGGTGCTGGCGCTCGTCGTCGTGCTCTTCGTGACCGTCGGCGGCGAGTTCGACGACGAGTTCACCATCCCGGGGTCGGAGTCCCAGGCGGCGCTCGACCAGCTGCGCGAGGCCTCCCCGGCCGCCGCCGGGGCCGGCGCCGACCTGGTGTTCATCGCGCCCGACGGCTCCGCGGTCACCGAGCCGCAGTACGCCGCGGCGATCGGGGACGTCGTCGCGGCGGCGGGCCGGGTCGACCAGGTCGCCGCCGTGCAGGACCCGTTCACCACCCAGCAGGTCAGTCCCGACGGCCGGGCCGCGCTGGCCACCGTGCAGTACGGCGTGCCGGCCGAGCAGCTGGACGCCGACGCCCTGGAGACCCTGCAGGCCGCCACCACCGCGGCCGCGGACGCCGGGCTGCGGGTCGAGGTGGGCGGCGGCGCGTTCGCCACCGGCGCGGTCACCGTGGGCCCGACCGAGCTCGTCGGCGTCGTCGTCGCGGTGCTGGTGCTCGTGCTGACCTTCGGCTCGCTGCTGGCCGCCGGGATGAACCTGCTGGTGGCGCTGGTCGGCGTGGCCATCGGGCTGGTCGGGCTGCTCGCGCTCTCCGGGGCGATCACGCTGTCCTCGACCGCGCCCACGCTGGCGCTGATGATCGGCCTGGCCGTCGGCATCGACTACACGCTGTTCATCCTGTCCCGGCACCGCTCCCAGCTGGCCGCCGGCATGGCGCCGGAGGAGTCGGCCGGCCGGGCCACCGGCACCGCCGGGTCCGCCGTGGTCTTCGCCGGGCTCACCGTGGTGATCGCGCTGTCCGGCCTCTCCGTCGTCGGCATCCCGTTCCTGACCGTGATGGGCCTCGGTGCCGCCGGCACCGTGCTGGTCGCCGTGCTCGTCGCGCTCACCCTGGTGCCGGCGCTGATGGGCTTCGCCGGTGCCCGGCTGGTGCCCGCCCCGGGCTCGCGCGCCGCCCGCCGCGAGCAGGCGCTGGCCGAGCACGCCGGGGCACCGGCCCGAACCGGCGGCGCCCGCTGGGCCGCGCTGGTGACCCGCCGCCCGGCGCTCACCGTCGCCCTCACCCTCGTGGCGCTGCTCGTGGTGTCGATCCCGGCGCTGCAGCTGCGGCTGGCACTGCCCGACGCCGGCACCGCCGCCGAGGACAGCACCGAGCGGCAGGCCTACGACGCGGTCAGCGAGTTCTTCGGCCCCGGCGTCAACGGGCCACTCGTGGTCCTCGTCGACGGGCTCGACCCGGCCACCGCCGAGCAGACCGCCGGCGCGGTCGCCGCCGCGATCGGCGAGGTGGACGACGTCGTCTACGCGGTGCCCCAGCTGCTGGCCGACGGCAGCTCGGCGATCGTGCAGGTGGTGCCGGAGAGCGGCCCGCAGGACGAGGCCACCAGCACCCTCGTCGGCGACCTCCGCGACCTCGCGCCCGACCTCGAGCGGCAGACCGGCGTCGCGGAGATCGCGGTGACCGGGCAGACCGCGGTGGCCATCGACGTCTCCGACCGGCTGGCCGGCGCGTTGCTGCCGTTCGCGCTGGTCGTCGTGGGGCTCGCGCTGGTCCTGCTGCTGCTGGTGTTCCGCTCGGTCCTGGTGCCGGTGAAGGCCGCGCTGGGCTTCCTGCTGTCGGTCGGGGCCAGCTTCGGCGCCGTCGTCGCGGTGTTCCAGTGGGGCTGGCTGATGGACGTCCTCGGCGTGCCGGCCACCGGCCCGGTCATCAGCTTCATGCCGATCCTGCTGATGGCGGTGCTGTTCGGCCTGGCGATGGACTACGAGGTCTTCCTGGTCTCCCGGATGCGCGAGGAGCACGTGCACGGCGGCGCCCCGCGGGCCTCGGTGGTCGCCGGCATGCGGCACGCCTCGCGGGTGGTCGTCGCCGCGGCGCTGATCATGTTCGCGGTCTTCGCCAGCTTCGTGCACATCGAGGACGTCACGGTGAAGGCGATCGCGTTCGGGCTGGCGGTCGGCGTCCTGGTCGACGCCTTCGTCGTCCGGATGACCCTGGTGCCCGCGGTGCTCGCGCTGCTCGGCCGGTCGGCGTGGTGGCTGCCGCGGTGGCTGGACCGGCTGCTGCCCGACCTGGACGTCGAGGGCGCGAAGCTCA
- a CDS encoding TetR/AcrR family transcriptional regulator produces the protein MTDVDLERPKRRREVTVERLLDAALETFAEQGFAAASIEDVCSRGGFTRGAFYSSFASKDQLFAALYTREAGRDLARVEELVAGLAAEPDPLAFVVERCIALFRHDRAWSIVAAEYALHAARHPAAAELLRRHQSGFQAHLVTLIERAVADTGLQLAVTPAQLARALCAQHDGVTLRGLTDPAHADDLERSALRLLLNGAVAGRAAD, from the coding sequence GTGACCGACGTCGACCTCGAGCGGCCGAAACGGCGGCGCGAGGTCACGGTCGAGCGGCTGCTGGACGCCGCGCTGGAGACCTTCGCCGAGCAGGGCTTCGCCGCGGCGAGCATCGAGGACGTCTGCAGCCGCGGGGGCTTCACCCGCGGCGCGTTCTACTCCAGCTTCGCCAGCAAGGACCAGCTGTTCGCCGCCCTCTACACCCGCGAGGCCGGCCGCGACCTGGCCCGGGTCGAGGAGCTGGTGGCCGGTCTCGCCGCCGAGCCCGACCCGCTGGCCTTCGTCGTCGAGCGGTGCATCGCGCTGTTCCGGCACGACCGCGCCTGGTCGATCGTCGCTGCGGAGTACGCCCTGCACGCCGCCCGGCACCCGGCCGCCGCCGAGCTGCTGCGCCGGCACCAGAGCGGGTTCCAGGCCCACCTGGTCACGTTGATCGAGCGTGCCGTCGCCGACACCGGGCTGCAGCTGGCGGTCACGCCGGCCCAGCTGGCGCGTGCCCTGTGCGCCCAGCACGACGGGGTCACCCTGCGCGGGCTGACCGACCCCGCGCACGCCGACGACCTCGAGCGCTCGGCCCTCCGCCTGCTGCTCAACGGTGCGGTCGCCGGCCGCGCCGCCGACTGA